In a single window of the Pseudomonas sp. B21-015 genome:
- the flgJ gene encoding flagellar assembly peptidoglycan hydrolase FlgJ: MDMRKSGLVSSSDSGSYSDLNRLNQLKVGDKNSDANMRKVAQEFESLFLGEMLKSMRSATEALGQDNPLNTPAAKQYQEMYDQQLAVSLSREGGGIGLADVLMRQMSKNKPMAQGEAAAASAAKQAAAQAAVETPIAAGTVATNGPLSRLNGERPLWASRSVKAPASAGEGTHRNDMALINQRRLALPPKLADRLLAGLVPSASVSTSTTATTATAAQNKIQVPPSTTTGSGSLYNGDWLASQTDTTSSGRLQIYGRAMAQIPLAPAKKAFSSADEFVNTMLPMAKEAADRIGVDPRYLVAQAALETGWGKSVMRAQDGSSSHNLFGIKASSNWKGDSARAITSEFRNGQMVKETAEFRSYASYKDSFHDLVTLLQSNNRYQDVLKAADNPEQYVRELQKAGYATDPDYASKISQIAKQMTSYQNYAAAGASTNL, from the coding sequence ATGGATATGCGCAAAAGCGGTCTGGTCAGCAGCAGCGATTCGGGTTCCTACTCGGACCTGAATCGCCTGAACCAGCTCAAGGTTGGCGACAAGAACAGCGATGCGAACATGCGCAAAGTGGCGCAGGAATTCGAGTCGCTGTTCCTTGGTGAAATGCTCAAGTCCATGCGCTCGGCCACCGAAGCGCTGGGCCAGGACAACCCGCTCAATACGCCGGCGGCCAAGCAGTACCAGGAAATGTACGACCAGCAGTTGGCCGTTTCCCTGTCCCGCGAGGGCGGCGGTATTGGCCTGGCGGACGTGCTGATGCGCCAGATGTCGAAGAACAAACCGATGGCGCAGGGGGAGGCCGCGGCAGCGTCTGCCGCCAAGCAGGCCGCCGCGCAAGCTGCCGTGGAAACGCCGATTGCCGCCGGTACGGTCGCCACCAACGGGCCGCTGTCGCGCCTCAATGGCGAGCGCCCGCTGTGGGCTTCGCGTTCGGTGAAGGCGCCAGCCAGTGCGGGCGAGGGCACTCACCGCAATGACATGGCGCTGATCAATCAGCGGCGTCTGGCATTGCCACCGAAACTGGCCGACCGTTTGCTCGCCGGGCTGGTGCCATCTGCATCGGTATCGACATCGACCACGGCGACGACCGCCACCGCAGCGCAGAACAAAATCCAGGTGCCGCCGAGCACCACGACCGGTTCCGGCTCTCTGTACAACGGCGATTGGCTGGCTTCGCAAACGGACACGACATCCAGCGGGCGTCTGCAGATTTATGGTCGTGCCATGGCTCAAATCCCACTGGCACCGGCGAAGAAAGCCTTCAGCTCCGCCGACGAATTCGTCAACACCATGCTGCCAATGGCCAAAGAGGCTGCCGACCGTATCGGCGTCGATCCGCGTTACCTGGTGGCTCAGGCTGCCCTGGAAACCGGTTGGGGCAAATCGGTCATGCGCGCCCAGGATGGCAGCAGTAGCCACAACCTGTTCGGCATCAAGGCCAGCAGTAACTGGAAGGGCGATTCGGCGCGGGCGATCACCAGCGAATTCAGAAATGGCCAGATGGTCAAGGAGACGGCCGAGTTCCGTTCCTACGCCTCTTACAAGGACAGCTTCCATGACCTTGTGACGCTGCTGCAAAGCAATAATCGCTATCAAGATGTGCTGAAGGCGGCCGATAACCCAGAACAGTATGTACGCGAGTTGCAAAAAGCCGGGTATGCAACCGACCCGGATTACGCAAGCAAGATTTCGCAGATAGCCAAGCAGATGACGAGTTACCAAAACTACGCTGCGGCGGGCGCTTCCACGAATTTATAA